One Argentina anserina chromosome 6, drPotAnse1.1, whole genome shotgun sequence genomic window, TGTTTATCTGATGCTTGGGTTTAGTCTCTCTATTCAATATGTTTAGTAGACCAAGagcaaggactaaaatatctaTAATTTTCTCTATATTTCCACAAAAGTTTCCATTTTTCGATAGAAATTTTCGAAATTTCTCGATATATCCgaaaatttttaaaatttcccaatattttcataatatcgcTACGTGTCAAgtcaaatttaaataaaataaaaaatcattgGTTAAGAGAATCAAACCTCTTATCAATCCTTTTGCAAGCAGAAAGTTATAGTCAACACTACACcaacttattgttatatatgactctttttattatatattgcattacATATTTCAACATTCatctaaaattgaaataaaaccgaactagTTGTTGAAGGGAATCAAACCCCTTTGGTCTAGGAGGAAGCAATGATGAACTTTACCCTTATGGGGGAAATTCAACATGCCTTATCTaccatatttattctctaatgagatgtaatcaagtgaaaacatatggacacaatttgatgcacaatcttcacaaaTCGATGATTATGGTCAAAGTCGAGAAATGCTTGATTCAAACGGGAACTACCAATAGCACAATCCACATTTAATCACTCATGACTCATATGGTTGGCATATAAGTCAATGTatgaaaaattagaaatatgaggtatcatttaatgactattcttCACAATGTACTCAGAAATTTACTCAAAAACatgatgaaaataatgaaaattttgtacctcatagatcatttatgtgattctaaatcactcatgtaatttaatgtttaatgtatcatatatAAATAAGGTGTGATGAGCTAGTCTCCCTTtaggtaaatatatatatatatattaagtatatttttaatagtgatcgacgattatttcacctcaaattactataacttattataaattaataattatataataatttcttatgacatataatagataattgatcatataaaCATTTCTTAAaatgtcattcaaaattttcatatttttatataaatttctattaattttcttaattatttttttaaaaacgaAATTTTCGTagaaatttctaattttcagaTCATCGATATTTCCGTTCTCACCGATATTTCATTCCTTGACCAAGAGAGCAGGTAGTACGTGGAGAGTTTATCTTGTAGTCATGTTCTTGTAACTTGTAAGTGAATTAAAATGAATAATActcttaaaaatatataaaaatatatgtaaCAAAATTTAACCCAAGATACATGCAAGACCAATGCACTAAAGCTGTACTATAACATATTTATTACATTTACAAATTTGATGGCCACTTTGTAGCCTAGCTGAACTTATTTGCaagaaaattcaagcaaaaaatggaaatgtgaaagaacaaaaaaaaaaagtctctgCCAATGCTATCTTACTGTTGATGCAACTGTATGAGCCCAGAACTTAAGATGATGCTTCATGTCTTTATCTAAAGCAGATGGAACTCTCCAGTTGATCAATTGGTTCTCTTTTCTTTGATATTCCAAAGCTTCCCAAGCTTCAGACAGGTAAGGCCTCGAAACAACGTGTGAATGATGATGACTTCCATCAGATATACTCTTCTCTTCATCTCTATCTTCTTTCCCAACTTCCTCACTGACTCCATGTCTTTGCAAGCCGGGAATTATTGCAACAAGATTGGAGTCCTTGTTGTCTTCCTCCGTGAACACAAACCCCAGATCCATGAACCCTTTCAGCTCGTCGAACTCCAGGTCTGACAAGCTCTTGCTGCTACCTGAACTCTTCCTTCTTTTTGCTCTTTCACTGTGCAACACCCTTTTCTTCAATGGAGCTGAGCCAACCTCGAGTTCTTGTTTCACAGGGACACTCTCTCTGGAGAAGTCTGTAAGGACTTCTTTGCCGGAAGGGATTGCCTGAAGCTTTGGTGACCGAGTTGGGAGAACCGAGTGCGGAGAGACGCTCGAGTCGGAGAAAAGGCTTTGATTGATATCGAGGATTTGGTCACTTAGTGACCTGACGATTAGGGTTGGTAACCCTGAAGGGTTTGGTTCTTGGAGTATCGATATCTGATCTTCTTGGTCCAGCTGGAGACTTGGGTTGCCTTCTGCTGCTGCATGCGGTTTGGAGCTGAAAACTGCGTGTTGAAACCAGAAGGAATCAAAGAGGTTGAGCAGAGGTACTTCGTCGGCAGCCATTTGTGTTGGCTTTAATGGAGAACACAGAGTTTCGAGGTCAGAGGTGAGGACGAACAGGTTTGGTTTCGCTAATTGTAGATAAGAACAAGAAGGATGGGGATGAGTACCTGGTCGACGTCGTGTATGTATTGGGAATTGGCTTTAACTTGTTTCAGGCTCTGATCGGTTGCAAgtgtttgtttatatattaTGTAGTTAAGGCAAGTTGCTTGGTTTTTGAAGTAGATATACAAGACGTGGTAATGCATACAGTGGGCACATTTATATGCCATGCGCTCCAGCACATTCTCTTCTGTGATTCCAATTCGTTCATAGATAAGAAAGATGGAAGGGTTTCAACTTTTACCCACGTGGCGAAAAAGGTACTGTGGCACTTGTCATGTCGAATTATGATTTACTTCCCGAATTCATTATGTGAATTTCATTTTGTCAGGTGCAAGGAGGCAAACTAGCAGTGAGTCACAGGAAGCAAACCGCCGATTAGAAATAAGCTCATATCCAGTCATCAATAGACTACCTCTCAAACCGGAGTTTCTTCCATCCACCTTGTGGATCTTCACCTGCAGTTTCACTAACGGAGTATAAACCGCACACGTTGTTATCCACTTAGCCTGCTCCAAAAAAATGAACAGTAAAAATAGAATTACCAATTATCATATATTGAGTCTTAGTGGTCCATGTTCGTCTCCATCCTTTTAAACTTAACAAACCCATATTCTTTTCCTTTCATTTGAAGAAGCTTCTATTCAAATTTTTGTTTCGTTTTCGACttgaatttttatttctctAAGTTGAACAAAATTTAATTAAGATGTTGTTAAACGGTTGAACCATTCAAAACGTGGTGAGAAGAGATAAACATGGTCAACGACGTGCAGTCGGTGCAGAGAATGgacaagagagaagaaaatgtcATATTACGGTTCAATGTGAGCAGACTTAGGATATAAATAGATTTACCAAAATCAAAGAAGAGAGCTTGCCAAGACTTCGATTCTCGCCGGTGAAGTTCAAGAACACAAACTGCCTCCTCACCGATTTCGTGGAATACGAGCTTAAATCCAACATGCAATTGGAGGCTTTTGGCTTTTGTAGAGAATAGGAAAAGGAACCGACAATTTGGTGAGGCGGCGGTGCGGCAGAGAGAAAAGTTTCGCCGACTTTatgggtgagagagagagagagagagagagagagagagagagagagagagagagagagagagagagagagagaaaccaGAAAGCTGAAAACAAAGGAGCGTCCTtcgatttttttctttgtagaagttattttattttatttttttattttaataaaacgtTCACAGAGAGATGTTATTGGAGTTAGCAAAACTCAATATTGACTCAAATATGTGGATATAATAATATCATGTCACCCAAGTGAACGTTCACACGGTGAGTGGAAGAATTTTCGCTCTCAAACACATAAGTAAACAATATAGATATTGAAGAAAGCATATCACAATCATACTAAAAACCGTCACCCCTATCATTGTAATGCATACAAAAGTTAGTATAGAAAGTACACCACACAATCCCTTCTTTGGAAAAATAGAAAGTACATGTCATTACGAATTTGACATATTTTTTGGTAGAATTTTCAGAGTTCCAGACTATTTGTAGCGATTtatcaaaatttcatcaaaattgGATCAAgtggtgacgtggcagtttCTTATTAGTTGAAAGTCTAACTTGACAATCAAGACAAGCTGCCAGCTTTTCACCTCTTATCCGATTGAAAGCCATGAGTCATATGACATGTCACTGTGAGTTAAGAAAGAAGTGGAGTGATATGGTGTTGCTATGTGGCATGAAACCACCAATGGCGAGTCGACACGTGGTAATTTTTCATTTATAAATAGGGAGATCAGCTGCATTGGTTTTCATTTTGGAGAGAATATTTCTCTCTCTATTGTCTCTCttctatttattattattttcttagttCTTGTAACGAAAGTTACACCGATCATAACTTTTGAGTCGTAATTCTAATTCTTGATCGACGAGCGGCTATAGGTTCGTATTGACAAATTTTATCTATCTAGATCTAATGGTGATTTTTAGAAGGCTCAGTTTAGGGTTCCATTTACATTCAGTATACGGGGTGACGTGACGAGGTGAGTGGTTTATGTACTATGTTTCAAATGTTCTTATATGCTTTTAAAATAGTTGAAAAGCataattttgttatatttataaatatctCTCTTTTTAAGTGAAACATGTCGATTTGTGAACTGTGTTAGATTATACGTATTATGATGTTTAAATTATTGTTTGACACTAGTCATAGAACATCTGAACTTCTTGATTAGATTATGCCGAAGTATGGCACATGTGGCACACGATCATTAGTTGTCTATGGGGATCACTAAATTGAAAGATAACATATAAGAAATGATTGTGCGATGTGACGCATTGTTGTGAACTATGTTTATATGATATTCTATTGTCTTATAGCGTGTGTAAAATGACATAGCTTTACTTGCATATTACATTACCCACTCACTGAACACGTGCTTTTGCTTACCCACCCATTTATACACTATTTTGCATAGAAGTGCAAATTTGTCGAGTCAGGAATGGATTTGACGAGCCTAGAATGAAAAACCTAGAAAGACTATTTTAAAAGTTGTATAGTCTCAGGttttcacaagtatttaatgcATCAATAGTAATTTCAATCTCGAGTCCTAGACTATGAATTTTGTATAACTAGCCAAAGCAACATGAGAGGGTTAGCTCCCCTACCTGGAATGATGTGCATAAATCCCGAGTCCAAAACGTAAGTTCCCACTCCAAGGATCGAACAACTCTTGTAACACCTTTTCTGAATTCCAACGAAATGTAGAAGAGTCAATCTCAGATCTGAGACTCGTAGATTAATGACTCGACCTTCTTTCCTAGTTTGaccaagaaagtcaaagtttGACTTTCCATTGACTAAGTCTTTCCTTGTTTGACCAGGAGTCGACTTTGTTGACCtcgtttgaccttttatcgaCTAATTATCGGATAACCCGAAAACAGTTTAACTTTAGTCGTCGAATGATATTAAGCATGCATTAAGGTTAgaggtgggcacgggacgggatagAACGGGAtgaggctcatcccacgtcccgtcccacttttttgaatcgggacggaacaagagtttttaagaatgcgtCCCACTCGAGATTAATctcggttgggacgggacgggacgagacaaatcccacattcctatgaagttaaataaaaacctatatttttactttttcattaacaaagtaacatttaataatgaaattttaacaaaaaaaatacatattatgttcaaaatattataatttaccattattatttgagttgatataattttggagttattaaaaacataaattagtttaattttgatacaaatatataagaatttttaagttttcattaaacgtGGGACGGAACGGGAccaagcgggatataaattattcgtcccacgtcccatctcattattatgaaacgggacgggacgaacgtttttagatttccgtcccgtcccgtccctatgaatttcaggACGGGATCGAGATTTCCGTTTTATATGCCCACCCGTAATTAAGGTTAAAGACACTTAGAAATATATCAACGATTTATTTAAATTACCAACACATTTTCTAAGTTTAAAGAGTTCTCGATTTCTGAACCGAGCGGAAATCGTAACTATCGATTAGTCTTCGTCGCGGATTGAAATTACATTTTTACTAAGTTATCTTTAGTTAAAAAATAGCAGTAAAAGGTAAACTATATCAGTTAAAGGATAAACCTTAAATAGTAAACAGGTAAACAGTAAAACTGTTTTTTCCATCAGGGTAAAATGGTAATTTCACATATAAGTAAAACTGTCAAAAGGTTAATAGTAAATCAGTAAAAACCCAGGGGATTTA contains:
- the LOC126797036 gene encoding uncharacterized protein LOC126797036, with amino-acid sequence MAADEVPLLNLFDSFWFQHAVFSSKPHAAAEGNPSLQLDQEDQISILQEPNPSGLPTLIVRSLSDQILDINQSLFSDSSVSPHSVLPTRSPKLQAIPSGKEVLTDFSRESVPVKQELEVGSAPLKKRVLHSERAKRRKSSGSSKSLSDLEFDELKGFMDLGFVFTEEDNKDSNLVAIIPGLQRHGVSEEVGKEDRDEEKSISDGSHHHSHVVSRPYLSEAWEALEYQRKENQLINWRVPSALDKDMKHHLKFWAHTVASTVR